The DNA sequence GGTCTGGTTGCGTGGATTTTGGGCCGTTTTCGAAAAGGATATCAAGCTGGAACTCCGGGCGCGCTATGCCATCCACATGCTCCTGCTGTTTGCACTTAGCGCGTTGGTTGTGGTGGCTTTTGCAGTAGGGCCATCGCCACTGAGCGCTCAAGTGCAGGCTGCGCTGTTGTGGATGGTGATTTTGTTTGCGGCAGCTGTAGGGTTGGGGCGCGCCTTCATCAGTGAGGAAGAGCGGGGTACCATTTTGCTTCTTCAGCTCAACGTGCGGCCGGGTGCCGTCTACAGCGGCAAATTGCTGGTAAACTTTGTGCTCCTGTTGGCTTTGAACCTGGTAGCCGTGGGGGCGTTTGCATTGTTGCTAGGCGCCGAGGTTGCCTGGCCCGGACTGCTTGTGCTGACGTTGATCCTGGGATCTATAGGACTGGCGGGTGCGACAACGCTGCTAAGTGCGCTCATTGCCCGGGCAGCTGGAGGGCGCGGCGCTTTGCTTCCCGTGTTGTTGTTTCCTGTGTTGGTGCCGTTGCTGCTGGCTGCTGTCGACGCCACGCGAAGCGCACTCCTTGTGGCCGAGGGGTGGACGGTAGCTGCCGATGCCTTACTGACGCTGCTGGGGTTTGGGGGCGCTGTGATTACAGCGGCTGTACTTTTATTTGAGTATATCTGGCTGGACTAGCCCATGAGCGAAGTTATCAACCTTAGGCGGTATCGCCACATTCGCAACGGGGTTTTGGGATGGCTGACATTGGTGCTTTTGGGAGCGTTTTTGCTTCGCATCCCGCGTATCCATATTCTGGAGCACACGGCACGCAATCTCTATTTTCACGTGCCGATGTGGTTTACCTTAATGGCTGCCGCATTGGTTTCGGCTTACCATTCGCTGCGCTATTTGCAATCTGGCGATCCGATCCGTGACGTGCGCGCCCGGGAGGCAGCACGGGTAGGGCTGGTCTTTGGCCTGTTAGGGCTTATCACCGGTATCGTATGGGCCAGGTTTACGTGGTATTTGGGTACGTCCCTTTGGTGGAATTTTGATCCTAAGCAATCGTTTGTGCTGATTCAGCTGCTCATTTATGGCGCTTACTTTGTGCTGCGCAGCGCGGTTGAAGATCCTGAAAAACGTGGTCGGGTGGCAGCGGTCTACAACCTGTTTGCTTGCGTGACGACTCCGTTTTTGCTCTACACGTTGCCGCGCCAGATGGAAAGTCTGCATCCCGGCGCTGAGGG is a window from the Rhodothermus bifroesti genome containing:
- the ccsA gene encoding cytochrome c biogenesis protein CcsA, which produces MSEVINLRRYRHIRNGVLGWLTLVLLGAFLLRIPRIHILEHTARNLYFHVPMWFTLMAAALVSAYHSLRYLQSGDPIRDVRAREAARVGLVFGLLGLITGIVWARFTWYLGTSLWWNFDPKQSFVLIQLLIYGAYFVLRSAVEDPEKRGRVAAVYNLFACVTTPFLLYTLPRQMESLHPGAEGNPAFSDITHPIMRLVFYPAVIGFIGLFWVLYTQRVRLALLEARAVLLRKPMLEAEL
- a CDS encoding heme exporter protein CcmB: MKVWLRGFWAVFEKDIKLELRARYAIHMLLLFALSALVVVAFAVGPSPLSAQVQAALLWMVILFAAAVGLGRAFISEEERGTILLLQLNVRPGAVYSGKLLVNFVLLLALNLVAVGAFALLLGAEVAWPGLLVLTLILGSIGLAGATTLLSALIARAAGGRGALLPVLLFPVLVPLLLAAVDATRSALLVAEGWTVAADALLTLLGFGGAVITAAVLLFEYIWLD